Proteins found in one Plasmodium chabaudi chabaudi strain AS genome assembly, chromosome: 5 genomic segment:
- a CDS encoding ribosomal silencing factor RsfS, putative — MNVLCRPNVTRGKTALLHFLTKRYMNSNKIFDTLKKKTEQYNDNKNGEGLNENGGEKIEIINIDEKVFQQTNIMQEQNDEHAEIKEDIMYENIKSFKNMDIKTFIQQTLDYYSSNQLNKNDNFLEQNGYNNISSKSDGTTNEVENKYSSEIYKNSNLNNEQNNDKNDYRDGKNNMYEGMTPAQRFYEENKDKLMKECMKYYNERNEKINKNNGNIENPNNYYDETYENDYYNSIRDPIVRPKDNYLFDYENEEEDEEGNEDLELEKGIMPTIEQVVSILKHEKVKNIKIIDLNKCGRRDIGMFLILCTGNTAKHNKKVGKLISKIFIDLEIPYISNIIYCYCNKSDDWIISHCGPLKIHIVTKELRDKYDLENLFLYPHEHFDNRNFPSFFDYTPGIPPPYIVRSNSTLDSYHNDNLYQKFIADV; from the coding sequence ATGAATGTATTATGCCGTCCCAATGTAACCCGAGGGAAAACTGCCCTCCTTCACTTTCTTACGAAAAGATACATGAACagcaataaaatttttgacacactaaaaaaaaaaactgaaCAATACAACGATAATAAGAATGGTGAAGGATTAAATGAGAATGGAGgagaaaaaatagaaataataaatatcgATGAAAAGGTTTTTCaacaaacaaatataatgcAAGAACAAAATGATGAACATGCTGAAATTAAAGAAGATATAatgtatgaaaatataaaatcgtttaaaaatatggatattAAAACGTTTATTCAACAAACATTGGATTATTATAGTTCAAACCaacttaataaaaatgataattttttagaacaaaatggatataataatataagcaGCAAAAGTGATGGCACCACTAATGAagtagaaaataaatattcttctgaaatttataaaaatagtaaccTGAATAACGAGCAGAATAATGACAAAAACGATTATAGAGAtgggaaaaataatatgtatgaAGGAATGACACCTGCACAACGATtttatgaagaaaataaagacaAGCTAATGAAAGAAtgtatgaaatattataacgaaagaaatgaaaaaataaataaaaataatggaaatatagaaaatccaaataattattatgacGAAACATATGAAAACGATTATTATAACTCCATAAGGGATCCTATTGTAAGACCCAaggataattatttatttgattatgaaaatgaagaagaagatGAAGAGGGAAATGAAGATTTAGAATTAGAAAAAGGAATAATGCCAACAATAGAACAAGTAGTATCCATTTTAAAACatgaaaaagtaaaaaacattaaaattatagatttaaataaatgtgGAAGAAGAGATATAGgtatgtttttaattttatgtacAGGTAATACAGctaaacataataaaaaagttggAAAACTAATtagtaaaatttttatagatTTAGAAATAccatatatttcaaatataatatattgctATTGTAACAAATCAGATGATTGGATTATTTCTCATTGTGGTcctttaaaaatacatatagtaacaaaagaattaagagataaatatgatcttgaaaatttatttctataCCCTCATGAACATTTTGATAATAGAAATTTCCCTTCCTTTTTCGATTATACTCCTGGTATTCCTCCTCCATATATTGTTCGAAGTAACAGTACGTTGGACTCATATCATAACGACAATctttatcaaaaatttaTTGCCGATGTTTGA
- a CDS encoding N-acetyltransferase, GNAT family, putative — protein sequence MKKKVDKRIKTLVENNIAIGQRSMFLVIGDEGKNVVMNFYFLLNRLVTNSRSLNILWCYRKKLDFCTSKKKRFREMKKKIKKGTFDTQIDNNFDSFLNNANIRYCFYKETQNILGKTYSMCILQDFSYITPNILCRCIETVIGGGIIIFLINKLEELKDIYNLTLNYHKKYNMNGACNVYNNYIYRFFRSLNTCKNAMFIDDEMNILPLNDNHLSITKISTEDSQNNGIISAKQNDDTTFEKSATLGGFLSPDKKLLKKKLKFLENKCEELEKKREERKISLYSSKFYNNKGGGTNEKVKINSEINGTQPMQNNLNELDSDAQYSFLDKNIIKLFKICLSIDQLEILINICKILRNDNEKKKNIKEILFNLLANRGRGKSATLGLVLSLSIYFNYSNIITCSGNNDSVHTIFEFLDKGLNILGYNEFKDYEKIYVNGKIKEIIIFKNIKYLKQKIRYLDIIENDNIPNCELMIIDEAACIPIDILKNKIKGEITILSTTLNGYEGTGKTFTFKLLKQLKKKFVTQLTYDDFKQIKYLYFDKAFIDITLKSPIRYSYDDQVENWLNNFLCLNCNETFSIKNNLLSSPSKCQLFFVNKNVFKNYNTTSENLLKKIMTLFITSHYKNTPNDLIMILDSQQHHLFVLISSSIDTNTLSVNNIDQIDIYGVIHCSIDGIIDQSKIKKLVKIEDISQMVNEKKEIDDQDDTNENTKQDDNEEQEVKRNDDNANTISNHMLKNEIEGNLIPYIISDYFNYYFYNYIGIRIVRISIHPSMQNLNYGSELLKKVYEYYSLYNDPKRGTISNKEGAKENVVFCKCSGEQIYFDNKLKRIDYIGTCFGLTKNLLIFWKKNNYIPVYLKQQKNEITGEFSALMLRHINPKLKNIFITFYYDFVRTFCNLLPYSFKKLESFIIYNLLNDNYNLLSNPPQVSRVNDIKQVIQNEDTNVNISEKNETDNESEENLDLEEDDMVTSFYNKKEKLNEENIFYFFHTNDICRLKRYVLESRSTQELLYLMDTIAKLILFKKVKIDLSILEYTILYAVSFQKKTLTEISDEIQININQTNAIFRKVIHRFYNYIKAIMEKQIEKEVNEEFEQKLKKKKKRSVNVELPSNEYAEELEHISNNIKKKQKKEKMALIQELNLSGPIKRKQINIEDNE from the exons ATGAAGAAAAAGGTAGACAAACGGATCAAAACGCTTGTTGAGAATAACATCGCCATAGGGCAACGGAGTATGTTCTTAGTTATTGGGGATGAAGGGAAAAATGTTgttatgaatttttattttttgttaaatcgGTTAGTTACTAATAGTAGGTCgcttaatattttatggtgCTATAGAAAAAAACTAGATTTCTGTACAAGcaagaaaaaaagatttcgagaaatgaaaaaaaaaataaagaaaggAACATTTGACACACAAATAGATAACAATTTTGAttcctttttaaataatgcaaatataagatattgtttttataaagaaacacaaaatattttaggAAAAACATATTCCATGTGTATTCTTCAAGACTTTTCTTATATAACtccaaatatattatgtaggTGTATTGAAACAGTAATTGGAGGAggtattataatatttttaataaataaattagaagaattaaaggatatatataatttaacattaaattatcataaaaaatataatatgaacGGTGCATGTaatgtttataataattatatttatcgtTTCTTTCGATCATTAAATACTTGTAAAAATGCTATGTTTATTGATGATGAAATGAATATACTACCACTGAATGATAACCATTTAagtattacaaaaatatctACTGAAGATTCACAAAATAATGGAATCATTTCTgcaaaacaaaatgatgatacAACATTTGAAAAGTCTGCGACATTAGGAGGGTTTTTATCAcctgataaaaaattacttaaaaagaaattgaaATTTTTAGAGAATAAATGTGAAGAacttgaaaaaaaacgggaagaaagaaaaatatcgttatattcatcaaaattttataataataaaggaggtggaacaaatgaaaaagttaaaataaattcagAAATAAATGGAACACAACCTatgcaaaataatttaaacgAATTAGATAGTGATGCTCAATATTCATTtcttgataaaaatataattaaactttttaaaatatgtttaagtATAGATCAACttgaaattttaataaatatatgtaaaatattacgAAACGAtaatgagaaaaaaaaaaacataaaagaaatattatttaatttgttagCAAATAGAGGTCGAGGAAAATCTGCTACGTTAGGCCTAGTTTTATCTTtaagtatttattttaattacagtaatattattacttgTTCAGGTAATAATGATAGTGTTCATAcgatttttgaatttttagaCAAGGggttaaatatattaggatataatgaatttaaagattatgaaaaaatatatgttaatggaaaaataaaagaaataattatatttaaaaatataaaatatttaaaacaaaaaattcgATATCTAGATAtaattgaaaatgataatataccAAATTGTGAACTTATGATTATAGACGAAGCTGCATGTATACCtatagatatattaaaaaataaaataaaaggtgAAATTACAATTTTGTCTACTACATTAAATGGATATGAAGGGACAGGAAAAACATTtacttttaaattattaaagcaattaaaaaagaaatttgTAACACAATTAACATATGATGATTTTAAACaaatcaaatatttatattttgataaagcTTTTATAGATATAACATTAAAAAGTCCAATTAGATATAGTTATGATGATCAGGTTGAAAATTggttaaataattttttatgtttaaattGTAATGAAACATTtagtattaaaaataatttattatcttcTCCATCCAAATGTcagttattttttgttaataaaaatgtatttaaaaattataacacAACTAGCGAaaatcttttaaaaaaaattatgaccCTGTTCATAACTTCTCATTACAAAAATACACCAAACGATTTAATTATGATATTAGATTCACAACAAcatcatttatttgtacTCATAAGTTCATCAATCGATACAAATACATTATctgttaataatattgatcAGATTGATATTTATGGTGTTATTCATTGTTCTATCGATGGAATAATAGATCagtcaaaaataaaaaagctaGTTAAAATTGAAGACATATCTCAAATggtaaatgaaaaaaaagaaatagacGATCAGGATGACACtaatgaaaatacaaaacaAGACGACAATGAAGAACAGGAGGTAAAGagaaatgatgataatgcTAACACAATAAGCAATcatatgttaaaaaatgaaattgaaGGAAACTTAATACCCTATATAATTAGcgattattttaattactatttttataactatATAGGAATTAGAATAGTTCGAATTTCTATTCATCCATCTATGCAAAACTTAAATTACGGTTCAGAACTTTTAAAGAAGgtttatgaatattatagCTTGTATAACGACCCAAAACGGGGCACTATTAGTAATAAAGAAGGTGCAAAAGAAAATGTTGTATTTTGTAAATGTTCAGGtgaacaaatatattttgataataaattaaaaaggatAGATTATATTGGTACCTGTTTTGGATTAACtaaaaatttgttaattttttggaaaaaaaataattatattcctgtttatttaaaacaacaaaaaaatgaaataactGGAGAATTTAGTGCATTAATGTTAAGACATATAAATCCtaaacttaaaaatatatttataactttttattatgactTTGTCAGAActttttgtaatttattaccttattcttttaaaaaattagagtcattcataatatataatttattaaatgataattataatttattgtcTAACCCTCCTCAGGTTAGTCGAGTAAACGATATAAAACAAGTTATTCAAAATGAAGATACAAATGTTAATAtaagtgaaaaaaatgaaactgATAATGAATCGGAAGAAAATTTGGATCTTGAAGAGGATGATATGGTTActtcattttataataaaaaagaaaaactaaatgaagaaaacattttttatttttttcatacaaACGATATATGTCGATTAAAACGATATGTTTTAGAAAGTCGAAGTACACAAGAATTGTTATACTTAATGGATACAATAGCTAAActgattttatttaaaaaagtaaaaattgatttaagtatattagagtatacaattttatatgctgtttcttttcaaaaaaaaacactcACAGAAATATCTGACGAAATCCAAATTAACATCAACCAAACAAATGCCATCTTTAGGAAGGTGATCCATCGTTTCTACAACTACATAAAG GCCATAATGGAAAAGCAAATCGAAAAAGAGGTGAATGAAGAATTTGAACagaagttaaaaaaaaaaaaaaaacggtCCGTAAATGTTGAGCTTCCATCAAATGAATATGCAGAAGAATTAGAGCATAtttctaataatataaaaaagaaacagaaaaaagaaaaaatggcACTCATTCAGGAACTTAACTTATCAG GGCCCATTAAAAGGaagcaaataaatatagaagaCAATGAATGA
- a CDS encoding dihydrolipoamide acyltransferase, putative, with protein MLYMEMIYKKMMRYFIFFLTFWLHTYKCIKTKRNYGFVSFNNLRIPHENKHALYSKVEIKMPALSSTMTSGKIVRWNKSVGEFVNVGDIIMTVESDKADMDVESFDEGYLRKKIIDEGSEAGVGDVLGILTTEEGEEVGNDEVGSDQVEKEKITNEQAENEVKVNQIRDDDEKKVYIPLMQSKKKKARISKWLFKENEFVNKSDVIFHIEDDKSTVEVDSPYTGVIKKILVNEGELADLEKEVAIISAQEEICELENTPINLKSEIKEHDVISHFKNKLNDTKEGKNFLKTLNYETEKILEERLKLSSDKYYQDIHNYFRPSEVDQQNVKGHTQDSQLMKKHKLTPEDITQTKMPDRITYEDVDLFLEKKNVPKTKDNTRVENKTRIAKLTNIQKSIKNNMMQTLNVPVFRVTHLMKTSQLLKIYEQVKDKISMSVILNKCVSLALLKHPLIYSTYIDNENGEIMYNQNINIGNALGLSDSLLTPVLKNVDQKDIYTLSGEWKELVKKGKNGTLSANEMSGGNFFISNLGMFNTYQFDAILPKNVSCILSIGTNIISMDQFEDLKINKGIMMTLTCDHRHIYGSHAATFMNDLANIIENHITNIFL; from the exons ATGTTGTATATGGAAatgatttataaaaaaatgatgcgatactttattttttttcttacgTTTTGGTTACATACTTATAAATGCATCAAAACTAAAAGAAACTATGGATTTGTAAGCTTTAATAATTTGAGAATACCTCATGAAAATAAGCATGCTCTTTACTCGAAGGTTGAAATTAAAATGCCTGCGCTATCTAGTACCATGACGAGTGGCAAAATCGTCCGGTGGAACAAAAGCGTTGGAGAGTTTGTCAAc GTTGGTGACATAATTATGACAGTCGAAAGTGATAAAGCGGATATGGATGTCGAATCGTTTGATGAAG GatatttaagaaaaaaaataatcgaCGAAGGGTCGGAAGCAGGTGTTGGAGACGTACTAGGAATTCTAACAACGGAGGAGGGCGAAGAGGTGGGAAATGATGAAGTAGGGAGTGATCAAgtagaaaaagaaaaaataacgaATGAACAAGCGGAAAACGAAGTGAAAGTAAATCAAATAAGagatgatgatgaaaaaaaggtGTACATTCCACTAATgcaaagtaaaaaaaagaaagcaAGAATTTCCAAATGGTTgtttaaagaaaatgagTTTGTGAATAAATCGGATGTCATATTTCACATTGAAGATGACAAAAGTACAGTCGAAGTGGATAGTCCTTATACAG gtgtaataaaaaaaattttagtGAACGAAGGAGAACTAGCCGATTTGGAAAAAGAAGTTGCCATCATTTCAGCTCAAGAG gAAATATGCGAACTGGAAAATACTCctataaattt aaaaagCGAAATAAAAGAACATGATGTAATAAGCCATTtcaaaaacaaattaaatgacACTAAAGAAGgaaaaaactttttaaaaacattgaa tTATGAAACTGAAAAAATACTCGAGGAAAGACTCAAATTAAGTAGtgataaatattatcaagATATCCACAACTATTTTAG GCCTTCTGAAGTAGATCAACAAAATGTCAAGGGGCACACACAGGACAGCCAA CTTATGAAGAAGCACAAGCTAACCCCCGAAGATATCAC GCAGACGAAGATGCCAGACAGGATTACCTACGAGGATGTCGACCTGTTtctcgaaaaaaaaaacgttCCGAAAACAAAAGATAACACAAGAGTAGAAAACAAAACAAGAATAGCCAAACTAACGAATATTCAAAAgtccataaaaaataatatgatgcAAACATTAAACGTTCCAGTATTTCGAGTAACACATTTAATGAAAACTTCGCAAttactaaaaatatatgaacaagtcaaagataaaataagcATGTCagtaatattaaataagtGTGTATCATTGGCTTTACTTAAACATCCATTAATCTATTCAACATATAtagataatgaaaatggaGAGATTATGTACAaccaaaatataaatataggaAATGCGTTAGGCCTTAGTGATTCCCTACTAACTccagttttaaaaaatgtcgatcaaaaagatatatataccttATCAGGAGAATGGAAA gagcttgtaaaaaaaggaaaaaatggAACCCTATCAGCTAATGAAATGTCTGGaggtaatttttttatttcaaatttaGGAATGTTTAACACATATCAATTTGATGCAATCTTACCCAAAAATGTATCATGTATTTTATCAATTGGTACGAATATAATTAGTATGGATCAATTTGaagatttaaaaataaataaaggaaTAATGATGACCTTAACATGTGATCATAGACATATATATGGATCTCATGCTGCTACATTTATGAATGATCTAGcaaatattattgaaaatcatatcacaaatatatttttataa
- a CDS encoding ADP-ribosylation factor, putative, whose protein sequence is MGLLVSRLFNRLFQKKDVRILMVGLDAAGKTTILYKVKLGEVVTTIPTIGFNVETVEFRNISFTVWDVGGQDKIRPLWRHYYSNTDGLIFVVDSNDRERIDDAREELHRMINEEELKDAIILVFANKQDLPNAMSAAEVTEKLHLNTIRERNWFIQSTCATRGDGLYEGFDWLTTHLNNAK, encoded by the exons ATGGGGTTATTAGTAAGTAGATTATTTAACCGATTATTTCAAAAGAAAGACGTTAGAATTTTAATGGTGGGTCTAGATGCTGCTGGGAAAACAACTATATTATACAAAGTCAAATTAGGAGAAGTTGTTACAACCATTCCTACTATAG GTTTCAATGTTGAAACAGTTGAATTCAGAAATATTTCCTTTACTGTATGGGATGTTGGAGGACAAGATAAG ATTCGACCATTATGGAGACACTACTACTCTAACACCGATGGATTAATATTTGTTGTCGATAGTAATGATAGAGAAAGAATTGACGATG CACGTGAAGAGCTGCATAGGATGATAAACGAAGAAGAATTAAAGGATGCAATAATTTTAGTATTTGCAAACAAGCAAGACTTACCCAATGCTATGTCCGCAGCGGAAGTTACTGAAAAATTGCACCTTAACACGATTAGGGAACGAAATTG GTTCATTCAATCGACCTGCGCCACAAGAGGAGATGGGCTATATGAAGGGTTCGATTGGCTAACGACCCACTTAAATAATGccaaataa